The Acidimicrobiales bacterium DNA window CGACAGCCCCGTCTCTTCGCTCACTGGCAATGGGTCCGCTGGGACGCGCAACCAGGCTGATGAGAAGAGCCCGGTGACGGGAGACTGTCACGCCGGGATCTGTGGGAGCCGGGGGCTGCAATGCCCCCGGCCACCCGACCGTTCGACGCGTATTCAGGGCGAGTCTTCGACGCCCCGTGTCGATCTGGGCGGGGTCGGGATCGTAGGCTAGACGGGGCCGGGTTTCGCAGGTGAGGTTCGACCACCTGCCCCGGCAGTGTGCGTGCCGATCGCCGCCAGATCGAATAGCGACCCTCCCTATCTTTGATTATTCGAAGATTAGGAGCTACGTTCGGAGGGTGCCGCACAATGCCCGCCCCGTGCACGAGGCCAAGGCCACCCTCTTCCGCGTGTTGGGCCACCCGGCCCGGGTCCGGGTGCTGGAGTTACTGCGTGACGGCGAGCGTTCAGTGGGCAGCTTGCAGGCCGAGCTAGACCTGGACTCGGGTGGCATGTCCCAGCATCTCTCGTCGTTGCGGCGCATCGGTTTGGTCCAGTCCCGCCGAGAGGGGACCACCGTGTACTACCGGGTCGATGACGCCCGGGTGTTCGATCTCCTCGCGGCCGGTCGCGACATAATCACGCATCAGATCGCCGCTCAACAGTCGATCCTGCGCGACCTCAAGCGCTCGTGACCGTGGTTCTGCTCTACGCGGCCATGCTCGGCCTGGCAGCCGGCACCGGGCTGAGCGGTTTCGCGGGCCGCGGTCTGCGGACAGGGTTGGCCCTGCAGACCGCAGGTGCCGCGCTCTTGGCGGTCGCCGGCTTCTACATCCTCGCCACGGGTCACGAAGTCGGTGCCGCCTTCACCAGCCACTTGACCCCGCGCCTTGGTGTCGACCGGCAAAGCGGTCTGTTCCTCGCTACCCTCGGGGTGGTCGCCGCGCCGGCCCTCGGCTACTCCTCACGGTACCTGGCTGACCGACGCCGCGATCGAGCGATGGCCAGCCTTACCGGGGCCTTCGTCGTGTCGATGACCGTGCTGCTGTGTGCCCGTGATCCGGTCACCTTTCTCGCCAGCTGGGAGATGATGACCCTCCTGCCGGCGACCATCATCCTCATCTACCGGGCCGCAGACCGGGAGTCGCGCAGCTCCGTCTTCTACTACCTGGCCATCACCCACCTCGGCGGCGCCGGCACCTGGGTGGCCGTGCTGCTGTTGGCCAAGGCCGCCGCCTTCGGCCCGCCGGGCGTCATCGCCACCGGCTCGGGCCTGCAAATAGCGGTGGCCCTCGCCGCGCTAGTCGGCATGGGCACCAAAGCCGGCCTGGTACCGCTCCACTCGTGGCTGCCCCGCGCCCACCCCATCGCCCCGGCCCCGGTGTCGGCCTTGATGAGC harbors:
- a CDS encoding metalloregulator ArsR/SmtB family transcription factor — its product is MHEAKATLFRVLGHPARVRVLELLRDGERSVGSLQAELDLDSGGMSQHLSSLRRIGLVQSRREGTTVYYRVDDARVFDLLAAGRDIITHQIAAQQSILRDLKRS